In a single window of the Pedococcus dokdonensis genome:
- a CDS encoding RNA polymerase sigma factor: MALVRGVSGGVAVPSGDRVDVEASVRELYDVHYARLAGWTAKLVGDTDLAHDLATEAFLKLFREFGRVDEPRPWLYTVTANLVRDHWRKRGREAAAYQRHEAGRDDFTTDADHATTLTVRDAVEALPDRLRVAVLLHYFADLPVATVARQLEKSEGTIKRDLFDARQRMATMLGETR, from the coding sequence GTGGCACTCGTGAGAGGGGTGTCGGGAGGGGTGGCAGTGCCGTCGGGCGACCGCGTGGACGTGGAAGCGTCCGTCCGTGAGCTCTACGACGTGCACTACGCCCGTCTGGCGGGGTGGACGGCCAAGCTCGTGGGCGACACCGACCTGGCCCACGACCTGGCCACCGAGGCCTTCCTCAAGCTGTTCCGCGAGTTCGGCCGGGTCGACGAGCCGCGCCCGTGGCTCTACACCGTGACGGCCAACCTGGTCCGCGACCACTGGCGCAAGCGGGGCCGCGAAGCGGCCGCCTACCAGCGCCACGAGGCCGGCCGTGACGACTTCACGACCGATGCCGACCACGCCACCACCCTCACCGTCCGGGACGCCGTCGAGGCGCTGCCCGACCGGCTCAGGGTGGCGGTCCTCCTGCACTACTTCGCCGACCTGCCGGTGGCCACGGTGGCCCGACAGCTCGAGAAGTCCGAGGGAACCATCAAGCGAGACCTGTTCGACGCGCGCCAGAGGATGGCGACGATGCTGGGAGAGACCCGATGA
- a CDS encoding nitroreductase family protein: MEFAEVVRRRRMVRRFDPHRPVPRPALDAVLYAAQRAPSAGFSQGWDFVVLAEDDDRSRFWTATRDPDPAVDAPPDPWLVGVAAAPVLVLCLSDPDTYLDRYAEPDKGWEDRDPARWPVPYWDVDTGMAAMLMLLAAVDQGLAALFFGVPPARHEEVRRAHGIPGNRRIVGVVALGHELTRTEGSSRTRSRRPATEVVHWGTFGGTDIGHGGGADIGHSGGAEPGSSGESGAAAV; this comes from the coding sequence ATGGAGTTCGCAGAGGTGGTCCGCCGGCGCCGCATGGTGCGCCGCTTCGACCCGCACCGCCCGGTGCCGCGCCCGGCCCTGGACGCGGTCCTGTATGCCGCCCAGCGGGCACCCAGCGCCGGTTTCAGCCAGGGGTGGGACTTCGTCGTCCTCGCCGAGGACGACGACCGCTCGCGGTTCTGGACGGCGACCCGCGACCCCGACCCGGCTGTGGACGCGCCGCCGGACCCCTGGCTGGTCGGGGTCGCCGCCGCTCCCGTGCTGGTGCTGTGCCTGTCCGACCCCGACACGTACCTCGACCGCTACGCCGAGCCCGACAAGGGCTGGGAGGACCGTGACCCGGCGCGGTGGCCGGTCCCCTACTGGGACGTCGACACCGGCATGGCCGCGATGCTGATGCTGCTCGCGGCCGTCGACCAGGGACTCGCCGCCCTCTTCTTCGGGGTGCCCCCGGCGCGGCACGAGGAGGTCCGGCGGGCGCACGGCATACCCGGGAACCGGCGGATCGTGGGGGTCGTCGCCCTGGGCCACGAGCTGACCCGCACGGAAGGCTCCAGCCGCACCCGCTCCCGGCGGCCGGCCACCGAGGTCGTGCACTGGGGGACCTTCGGTGGAACCGACATCGGGCACGGCGGAGGAGCCGACATCGGGCACAGCGGTGGAGCCGAGCCGGGGTCCAGCGGCGAGTCGGGGGCGGCCGCCGTCTAG
- a CDS encoding DNA gyrase/topoisomerase IV subunit A — translation MARKTPAAPSDESYVERIVDIDVEEEMQGAFLEYAYSVIYSRALPDARDGLKPVQRRILYSMAEMGLRPDRGHVKSSRVVGDVMGKYHPHGDTAIYDALVRMAQPFTMRLPLVDGHGNFGSLDDGPAASRYTEARLAPAAMLMVTGLDEETVDFIPNYDDQLLQPGVLPAAFPNLLVNGASGIAVGMATNMAPHNLVEVIGAARHLIANPSCSLDDLMRFVPGPDLPQGGRIIGLDGIRDAYLGGRGSFRTRATTRIEKTSPRRMGIVVTELPYLVGPEKVIEKIKDAVQSKKLQGISDVKDLTDRKHGLRLVIEVKNGFNPDAVLEQLYKLTPMEDSFSINNVALVDGQPKTLGLKDLLRVYVDFRTEVVRRRTEFRLTKYKDRLHLVEGLLIAILDIDEVIQVIRSSDDAAAARSRLMDVFDLSEAQANYILELQLRRLTKFSRLELDKEKSELERLIEELEAILGDEKLLMKTVSTELADVAKAHGTPRRTVLLESAGVPATTTTPLEVADDPCWVLLSSTGLMARTGSAEPLPLDGSRSKHDALVGAVRTTARGEVGLVTSRGRLVRLSALELPTLPPTNGSPSLSGGAPLAAYVDLPAGEEPLTLVSLAPDSPGIALGTAQGVVKRVTTTDYPARPDFEVISLKDGDEVVGAVELSTGTEDLVFITTDAQLLRFGAGAVRPQGRPAGGMAGIKLGAGQRVAFFGAVPADADAVVVTSSGSSGALPGTEPGSLKVTPYAEYPPKGRATGGVRCHRFLKGEDTLVLAWAGALPARAAAANGVALELPEATGRRDGSGVPAATAIARIAGPPPA, via the coding sequence ATGGCCCGCAAGACCCCAGCCGCACCGTCCGACGAGAGCTACGTCGAGCGGATCGTCGACATCGACGTCGAGGAGGAGATGCAGGGGGCGTTCCTCGAGTACGCCTACTCCGTCATCTACTCCCGCGCCCTGCCCGACGCTCGGGACGGTCTCAAGCCGGTGCAGCGCCGGATCCTCTACTCGATGGCCGAGATGGGGCTGCGCCCCGACCGCGGCCACGTGAAGTCGTCCCGCGTCGTCGGCGACGTGATGGGCAAGTACCACCCGCACGGCGACACGGCGATCTACGACGCGCTGGTCCGGATGGCCCAGCCGTTCACGATGCGCCTGCCGCTCGTCGACGGGCACGGCAACTTCGGGTCCCTCGACGACGGCCCGGCCGCCTCGCGCTACACCGAGGCCCGGCTGGCCCCGGCCGCCATGCTCATGGTCACCGGGCTCGACGAGGAGACCGTCGACTTCATCCCCAACTACGACGACCAGCTGCTCCAGCCCGGTGTCCTGCCGGCGGCGTTCCCCAACCTCCTGGTCAACGGCGCCAGCGGGATCGCGGTCGGCATGGCCACCAACATGGCCCCGCACAACCTCGTCGAGGTGATCGGCGCGGCCCGCCACCTGATCGCCAACCCGAGCTGCTCGCTCGACGACCTGATGCGGTTCGTGCCCGGTCCGGACCTGCCCCAGGGTGGCCGGATCATCGGCCTCGACGGCATCCGCGACGCCTACCTGGGCGGCCGCGGCAGCTTCCGCACCAGGGCGACCACGCGGATCGAGAAGACCTCGCCGCGTCGCATGGGCATCGTCGTCACCGAGCTGCCCTATCTGGTCGGCCCCGAGAAGGTCATCGAGAAGATCAAGGACGCCGTCCAGTCCAAGAAGCTCCAGGGCATCTCGGACGTCAAGGACCTCACCGACCGCAAGCACGGCCTGCGTCTCGTGATCGAGGTCAAGAACGGCTTCAACCCCGACGCCGTCCTCGAGCAGCTCTACAAGCTCACGCCGATGGAGGACTCGTTCTCCATCAACAACGTCGCCCTCGTCGACGGTCAGCCGAAGACGTTGGGGCTCAAGGACCTGCTGCGGGTCTACGTCGACTTCCGCACCGAGGTGGTGCGCAGACGCACCGAGTTCCGGCTCACCAAGTACAAGGACCGGCTGCACCTGGTCGAGGGCCTGCTGATCGCGATCCTCGACATCGACGAGGTCATCCAGGTGATCCGGTCCTCGGACGACGCCGCGGCCGCTCGCAGCCGGTTGATGGACGTCTTCGACCTCTCCGAGGCCCAGGCCAACTACATCCTCGAGCTCCAGCTGCGCCGGCTCACGAAGTTCAGCCGGCTCGAGCTCGACAAGGAGAAGAGCGAGCTGGAGCGCCTCATCGAGGAGCTCGAGGCGATCCTCGGCGACGAGAAGCTGCTGATGAAGACGGTCTCCACCGAGCTCGCCGACGTCGCGAAGGCTCACGGCACCCCGCGCCGCACCGTGCTGCTGGAGTCGGCCGGCGTCCCCGCGACGACCACCACCCCCCTCGAGGTCGCCGACGACCCCTGCTGGGTGCTGCTCTCGTCGACCGGGCTGATGGCGCGGACCGGCTCCGCCGAGCCGCTGCCGCTGGACGGGTCGCGCAGCAAGCACGACGCCCTGGTCGGCGCGGTCCGCACCACGGCCCGGGGTGAGGTCGGCCTGGTGACCTCGCGCGGCCGGCTGGTCCGCCTGTCCGCGCTCGAGCTCCCGACCCTCCCCCCGACCAACGGCTCCCCGAGCCTGTCCGGCGGTGCGCCGCTCGCGGCCTACGTCGACCTGCCCGCCGGCGAGGAGCCGCTGACCCTGGTGTCCCTGGCACCCGACTCCCCCGGCATCGCCCTCGGCACCGCGCAGGGTGTCGTCAAACGCGTGACGACGACCGACTACCCGGCCCGGCCGGACTTCGAGGTCATCTCCCTCAAGGACGGCGACGAGGTCGTGGGTGCCGTCGAGCTGTCCACCGGCACCGAGGACCTCGTCTTCATCACCACGGACGCCCAGCTCCTGCGGTTCGGGGCGGGTGCGGTCCGACCGCAGGGTCGCCCGGCCGGCGGCATGGCGGGGATCAAGCTCGGGGCCGGCCAACGAGTCGCCTTCTTCGGTGCGGTGCCCGCGGACGCCGACGCCGTCGTCGTGACGTCCTCGGGCTCGTCCGGCGCGCTGCCGGGCACCGAGCCCGGGTCGCTCAAGGTCACGCCCTACGCCGAGTACCCGCCCAAGGGACGGGCCACCGGAGGCGTGCGCTGCCACCGGTTCCTCAAGGGTGAGGACACCCTCGTCCTGGCCTGGGCCGGGGCGCTGCCGGCGCGCGCCGCGGCGGCGAACGGCGTCGCCCTCGAGCTGCCCGAGGCGACCGGCCGCCGGGACGGATCCGGGGTCCCCGCGGCCACCGCGATCGCCCGGATCGCCGGCCCACCGCCCGCCTGA